GGTCGAACGACCAGCACAAAGGTTTGTGCTGGTCGTTTGCATTTGACAAATAAGTGTCTTTTAGCTACATTTATATGCATGAATATCACACGCGGGATCATTATTATTAACCTCATTATTCCTCACAGAGGGGCTTAATTCTCGCATATACCAAAACTAAGCCCCTCTTGCGAAAACGAGAGGGGCTTTTTTCGTGAAAATTGTTGAAGGGTCGGCAAAGTGCGTTTGATAAGATGCATTTTGCCAACCCCTTAACGAGTAGAGAGTAGGGGGTTGTGTACTGGACATTTACAGTTTTTCGACGCCGCGCATTGCGCGGAGGAGTAACGAGTATGAAGACGAAGAAGACGAGGGTTCTTGTCATCCTGCCGGCCGGGGCAAATGTCGCCGAGCTTGAGGACTTTTTGTCCTCCCTCGGCGGAATCGTGGCCGCAAAAGAGGAAGACGAGTCGAAGAAGAAGTTCTCCGCCGAGGTTTTCTGGAGCGGGGAGGCCACGCGACATCACCGCAAAGAGGAAGATGTGCAGGCGGTCGGACACGTCGGCGGGCTCTGAACCCGAAGAAAACTGTAGACAGGCTGGCATCGAATCAATTTCGATGCCAGCCTGTTCTCGTTCGAGATGACACTTTCTGGACTTTTTCGGTCAGTATGTTATGATACTACCCATCATGCAGTTACTTCAGACAGCATTGCCTTGGATACAAGTAGTCCTCGCTATTGTGCTTACCGGCCTCATCATGCTCCAGCAAGGTGAAGGGTCACTCGGCGCCGCATTTGGTGGCGACAGTACCGCCGGCGGCTTCCGCACCAAACGTGGAGCGGAGA
Above is a window of Candidatus Paceibacterota bacterium DNA encoding:
- the secG gene encoding preprotein translocase subunit SecG, producing MQLLQTALPWIQVVLAIVLTGLIMLQQGEGSLGAAFGGDSTAGGFRTKRGAEKVIFNITLVVSILFVVAAIVTLLIK